A region of Pseudorasbora parva isolate DD20220531a chromosome 14, ASM2467924v1, whole genome shotgun sequence DNA encodes the following proteins:
- the cpamd8 gene encoding C3 and PZP-like alpha-2-macroglobulin domain-containing protein 8: MRVLHVHHNSWTLWTVFMCVMSGVHSQERQGYLIAAPSVFRAGVEEAVSVTIFNAVEDTKVQLQLSVKGEIVAHSHGTVRDKATIKIKVPSDLRGQAHLKVWGNRQLNEGGYIFHNHTTVTVDSKGSTLFIQTDKPVYKPQQKVLINVYAVTPNLRPTSEKIDAYIVDPRGSRIVHWKDLKSVCCGIVNMSFPLADQPVFGEWLVFVEMQGHTYNKSFEVQKYVMPKFELIIEPPSYIRDLNSCEQVTVKARYTFGKPVSGKLTVNMTVNGIGYYRHEVGHPVVKSMEIKGSATFSLCVKDMMPLEVTDHFRGAVNMWVTVSSVDGGRQTMFDDSTPVHKQLIDIKYSKDTRKQFKPGLPYKGMIEVTYPDGSPAEGVQVRVKAELTPKDNVYTSELVSRNGKATFEIPSIPTAAQYVWLESKVTAIDGRPAGDQYLPNYLSISSWYSPSKCHIQLQSPRAPLVIGKEADISLKSTCPCNFTLHYEIASRGNIVQSGQRPTKSMAQRKKRATITFDTNIHSTAKPPQDSDSGVSSSQAETDSCVSFLHFNVTPAMAPLSRLLVYYVRENGEGVSDSLQLPVQPRFENEVSVSLSTNESMPGSPVSLKVKAESGSCVCVASVDKSMYLLKPGFQLTPEKVFKEMADFDVSDAFGIPKDEGHFWWPGLSSRRRRSSVFPWHWDITKDARFAFTETGLVVMTDMVSLNHRQSGGMYTDEAVPAFQPHTSTLVAAMHSRSGTRAENRRRTFFPETWIWHCFNISSVTGEAELRLDVPDSITTWMTSAIGLSAEKGLSLAQTAELRTFKPFFIDFTLPYSVVRGEQTKVPLTVYNYLPTCAEVHVKVSVPKGIKFVGHPGKHHLTRKKCVAPGEATPTFIVLLFSELISANITARAVAYSEPSCCSDGLQSSKAGKVGEEQEDRRSPAGMDYVRRSVLVEPEGLPREYTYSVFFCPNERIHISTPNKYEYQYVKKPAKVAHVQVSIKSHNDAHIALSPSAHDSTEIVEIVLGGRQNSRSWISQGKMGEPVASAPTPGILSWDEFRSFWISWRGGGVQVGHGLEPSSESLILQWAGPLPAHVRHIGFSTGWGSVGEFRIWRKEDADENHNEAFTLGVPHNVVPGSERATAAMIGDVMGPTLNNLDKLLRLPFGCGEQNMIHFAPNVFVLKYLQKTHQLSPEVEAEATDYLLQGYQRQLTYKRQDGSYSAFGERDSSGSMWLTAFVLKSFAQSRGFIFIDPEELRSAKSWLITHQKDEGSFPAMGRILNKDLQGGIHGKIALTAYVVAALMETGITTEEEKISVAKAKAFLESNTYSADDPYTTALSAYALTLLRSPYAPLALRRLNHMAITQDGFTHWSLTGSTVTDEDTFMGFSDGLSQSVVSAEVEMTAYGLLTYTLLGDVASALPVVKWLSKQRNALGGFSSTQDTCVALQALSEYAILSYVGGVNLTISLASTNLDFQETFELQWDNKKILQKAAIPSIPTGLFVSAKGEGCCLMQIDVSYNVPDPVSKPAFQLKVDLKEPRQEQHILPSSRHMSPRSRSRADNRSERSRQRRAPVDDEDPAAHKDHLDYSVTLEVCTRWLHAGSSNMAVLEVPLLSGFRADIESLERLLLDKRVGLKRYEVDGRKVLFYFDEIPSQCMTCVAFNAVREYIVGKTAPVPVKVYDYYEPAFEATRFYNVSENSPLARELCDGPTCNEVESSSNHWTGFVQGGQCNNIFDCPEEEHYERCTCYRDCGYDGEPVCGSDGQIYQNQCQMEVSACRNSTRIEQMPFSHCPQMGVGIEERESATGEEPEQEPVLIPAGGEEPGSMAEVSYYSYEYDPDTDSFSPESEEKLVPIEEVEEAEDTAQLLGGHILTVDTKDSPER, encoded by the exons ATGAGAGTGTTGCATGTGCACCACAACTCCTGGACTCTGTGGACTGTGTTCATGTGTGTTATGAGTGGAGTTCATTCACAAGAAAGACA GGGTTACCTGATTGCCGCGCCATCGGTGTTCCGTGCCGGTGTGGAAGAGGCCGTGAGCGTGACCATCTTCAATGCCGTAgaggacacaaaagtgcaacTGCAGCTCAGCGTCAAGGGCGAGATTGTGGCACATAGCCATGGCACTGTACGAG ATAAAGCCACAATCAAAATAAAG GTGCCATCAGATCTCAGAGGCCAGGCACATCTAAAGGTTTGGGGGAACCGTCAGCTCAATGAGGGTGGCTACATCTTCCACAACCACACCACTGTGACGGTGGACAGCAAAGGCTCAACTCTTTTCATCCAGACCGACAAACCAGTTTATAAGCCCCAGCAGAAAG TTCTTATAAATGTATATGCCGTCACGCCAAACCTAAGGCCAACCAGTGAAAAG attgACGCTTACATAGTG GACCCCAGAGGATCCCGCATAGTCCATTGGAAAGATCTGAAGTCTGTTTGTTGTG GAATTGTCAATATGAGCTTTCCATTAGCAGACCAACCGGTTTTCGGGGAATGGTTAGTTTTCGTGGAAATGCAAGGCCACACGTACAACAAGTCGTTTGAAGTGCAAAAGTATG TCATGCCCAAGTTTGAGCTCATCATTGAACCTCCTTCCTACATTCGAGACCTCAATTCATGTGAACAGGTCACAGTTAAGGCAAG GTACACCTTTGGTAAGCCAGTGTCAGGCAAATTAACTGTTAATATGACGGTTAATGGAATAGGTTACTACAGACATGAAGTTGGCCACCCGGTGGTGAAATCAATGGAG ATCAAAGGCTCAGCCACTTTTAGCCTCTGCGTGAAAGACATGATGCCCTTAGAAGTTACAGATCATTTCCGAGGTGCAGTGAACATGTGGGTGACAGTGAGCAGTGTGGACGGTGGGCGGCAGACCATGTTTGACGATTCAACGCCAGTCCACAAGCAGCTCATTGACATCAAGTACTCCAAAGATACTCGAAAGCAGTTCAAACCTGGTCTGCCCTACAAGGGGATG ATTGAGGTGACCTATCCGGATGGAAGCCCAGCCGAAGGAGTGCAAGTGCGGGTTAAGGCTGAACTCACCCCGAAGGACAATGTCTACACCAGCGAACTAGTCTCACGCAATGGCAAAGCCACTTTCGAGATCCCCTCCATCCCAACGGCTGCCCAGTACGTCTGGCTGGAG TCAAAAGTGACTGCCATTGATGGCAGGCCAGCAGGAGACCAGTATCTCCCCAACTATCTGTCCATCAGTAGCTGGTATTCTCCGAGCAAGTGCCACATCCAGCTCCAAAGTCCCCGTGCTCCTCTTGTG ATTGGAAAAGAAGCAGACATCTCCTTGAAATCCACCTGTCCCTGTAACTTCACCTTGCACTATGAGATCGCCTCTCGAGGGAATATCGTGCAGTCGGGTCAGAGGCCTACCAAGAGCATGGCCCAACGTAAAAAGAGAGCTACCATAACCTTTGACACAAACATTCACTCCACTGCCAAACCACCACAAGACTCAG ACTCTGGTGTGTCCTCTTCTCAGGCGGAAACAGACAGCTGTGTGTCGTTTCTACATTTCAATGTGACTCCTGCCATGGCTCCTCTCAGTCGCCTACTGGTCTACTATGTTCGGGAAAATGGAGAGGGTGTTAGTGACAGTCTGCAACTTCCTGTGCAGCCCCGCTTTGAAAATGAG GTCTCTGTGTCTTTGTCCACAAATGAGTCGATGCCCGGCAGTCCGGTCAGTCTGAAGGTCAAAGCAGAGAGTGGCTCATGTGTTTGTGTAGCCTCTGTGGACAAAAGCATGTACCTTCTTAAACCAGGCTTTCAGCTCACACCTGAGAAG GTGTTCAAGGAAATGGCTGACTTTGATGTATCTGATGCCTTTGGGATACCCAAAGATGAGGGACATTTTTGGTGGCCCGGCTTGTCATCACGAAGACGACGATCTTCTGTGTTTCCATGGCATTGGGACATCACTAAAGATGCCCGTTTTGCTTTTACG GAGACGGGGCTGGTGGTAATGACGGATATGGTGAGTCTCAATCACAGGCAGAGTGGAGGGATGTACACAGACGAGGCTGTGCCTGCTTTCCAACCACACACCTCCACCCTGGTGGCAGCAATGCACTCCCGATCTGGGACACG GGCAGAGAACCGCAGACGTACATTCTTCCCAGAAACATGGATATGGCACTGCTTTAACATAAG cagtGTTACTGGGGAGGCCGAGTTACGTTTGGATGTCCCTGATTCCATCACCACATGGATGACAAGTGCTATTGGTCTGTCTGCGGAGAAGGGGTTGAGTCTGGCCCAGACTGCTGAACTGCGTACATTTAAGCCCTTCTTCATCGACTTCACCCTGCCGTACAGTGTTGTCCGTGGTGAACAAACCAAAGTCCCACTGACAGTGTATAACTACCTTCCTACATGTgccgag GTCCATGTGAAAGTGTCAGTGCCCAAAGGGATCAAGTTTGTGGGTCACCCCGGCAAACATCATCTTACCCGGAAAAAGTGTGTGGCGCCTGGGGAGGCCACGCCCACTTTTATAGTTCTGCTCTTTTCTGAACTGATATCTGCCAACATCACAG CTCGTGCCGTGGCCTACAGTGAGCCAAGTTGTTGCTCTGATGGGCTGCAGTCCAGCAAAGCAGGCAAAGTGGGTGAGGAACAGGAGGACAGGAGAAGCCCCGCAGGCATGGACTATGTGCGCAGGAGCGTGCTGGTAGAG CCTGAAGGTTTGCCTAGAGAGTACACCTACAGTGTCTTCTTCTGTCCCAACG AACGAATCCACATCTCCACACCAAACAAATACGAGTATCAATACGTGAAAAAGCCAGCTAAAGTCGCACACGTTCAAGTGTCCATCAAAAGCCACAATGACGCCCACATTGCCCTCTCACCAAGCGCACATGACAGTACCGAAATAGTGGAGATTGTGCTGGGTGGGAGGCAAAACTCGCGTTCCTGGATCTCACAGGGTAAGATGGGAGAGCCTGTAGCCAGCGCCCCAACACCAGGCATCCTATCCTGGGATGAATTCCGAAGCTTTTGGATCAGCTGGAGAGGAGGGGGGGTGCAG GTTGGCCATGGCCTAGAACCATCCAGTGAGTCCCTGATCCTGCAGTGGGCCGGACCACTCCCTGCTCATGTGCGGCATATTGGTTTCTCCACTGGCTGGGGTTCTGTAGGTGAGTTTAGGATCTGGCGTAAAGAAGATGCAGATGAGAACCACAATGAGGCCTTCACTCTAGGAGTCCCACACAACGTGGTGCCGGGCTCAGAGCGAGCCACCGCCGCCATGATTG GTGATGTTATGGGGCCCACCCTAAATAACCTTGACAAGCTCCTCAGACTTCCCTTTGGTTGTGGGGAGCAGAACATGATCCACTTTGCTCCTAACGTCTTTGTGCTCAAGTACCTTCAGAAAACCCATCAGCTCAGCCCAGAGGTGGAGGCAGAGGCCACCGACTACCTACTGCAAG GTTATCAGAGGCAACTGACATACAAGAGGCAGGATGGTTCCTACAGTGCCTTTGGGGAAAGAGATTCCTCCGGAAGCATGTG GTTGACTGCATTCGTACTGAAATCATTTGCTCAGTCACGTGGCTTCATCTTCATTGATCCTGAAGAATTACGTTCAGCCAAATCCTGGCTGATCACTCATCAAAAGGATGAAGGATCATTCCCAGCGATGGGCCGGATACTCAACAAAGACCTGCAG GGTGGGATTCATGGAAAGATCGCCCTGACTGCTTATGTGGTGGCAGCTCTTATGGAAACTGGGATTACAACCGAG GAAGAGAAGATTTCTGTGGCTAAAGCCAAGGCGTTTTTGGAAAGCAACACATACTCTGCTGACGACCCGTATACTACTGCTCTGTCCGCATATGCACTCACTTTACTTCGCAGTCCTTATGCTCCATTGGCTTTGAGGAGACTTAACCACATGGCCATCACCCAAG ATGGTTTCACTCATTGGAGTCTTACTGGCAGCACTGTAACTGATGAGGACACATTCATGGGCTTCAGCGATGGCCTCTCCCAATCAg TTGTGTCAGCTGAAGTTGAGATGACAGCTTATGGCCTACTCACCTACACACTTCTGGGTGACGTGGCATCGGCCCTACCTGTAGTTAAATGGCTGTCAAAACAAAGGAATGCCCTGGGAGGTTTTTCCTCAACTCAG GATACTTGTGTGGCATTGCAAGCCCTGTCTGAATATGCAATCCTCTCATATGTGGGTGGGGTCAATCTCACCATATCTCTGGCTTCCACTAATCTGGATTTCCAAGAAACTTTTGAGCTTCAGTGGGACAATAAGAAGATTCTACAAAAAGCTGCG ATACCCAGCATTCCAACGGGACTGTTTGTCAGCGCTAAAGGAGAAGGCTGCTGTCTAATGCAG ATTGATGTCTCCTATAATGTGCCTGATCCAGTGTCTAAGCCAGCCTTTCAGCTGAAAGTCGACCTCAAGGAACCCAGACAGGAACAGCACATCTTGCCGTCCTCACGACACATGTCTCCTCGCTCCCGCTCTCGTGCTGATAACCGATCAGAGCGGAGTCGTCAGCGAAGGGCTCCTGTAGACGATGAAGACCCCGCAGCCCATAAAGACCACCTGGACTACAGTGTTACTTTGGAGGTTTGCACCAG GTGGCTGCACGCTGGCTCATCCAACATGGCTGTCCTAGAAGTCCCTCTGTTATCTGGCTTCCGTGCGGATATTGAGAGTTTGGAGAGG CTCTTGTTGGATAAGCGAGTGGGGCTAAAGAGGTATGAAGTAGACGGACGGAAGGTTCTTTTCTACTTTGACGAG ATTCCCAGTCAGTGTATGACCTGTGTGGCTTTCAACGCCGTGAGGGAGTATATTGTGGGCAAGACAGCTCCAGTGCCAGTTAAAGTCTATGACTATTATGAACCAG CATTTGAAGCCACTCGTTTCTACAACGTGAGCGAGAACAGCCCACTTGCGCGAGAACTGTGTGATGGCCCCACATGCAATGAAGTGGAAAGCTCCAGCAATCACTGGACAG GCTTTGTCCAAGGTGGCCAGTGCAATAACATTTTTGACTGTCCAGAGGAGGAACACTACGAGCGCTGTACATGTTATCGTGACTGCGGATATGACGGCGAGCCGGTGTGTGGTTCTGACGGCCAGATCTACCAGAATCAGTGTCAGATGGAGGTGTCCGCCTGCAGAAACAGCACACGGATAGAGCAGATGCCCTTCAGCCACTGCCCACAGA TGGGGGTGGGCATAGAAGAGCGAGAAAGTGCTACAGGAGAAGAACCAGAACAGGAACCTGTACTCATTCCTGCAG GAGGGGAGGAGCCAGGCTCTATGGCTGAAGTGTCCTACTATTCTTACGAGTATGACCCTGACACGGACAGCTTTTCACCAGAGAGTGAGGAGAAGTTAGTGCCTATAGAAGAGGTAGAGGAGGCGGAAGACACCGCACAACTTCTGGGTGGACATATCCTCACAGTGGACACAAAGGACTCACCTGAGCGATG A